The genomic DNA ttaatgtgtttattttgagtAGTCACATAGCAGTGCACTTACGGTGTCCCTGAACACTGTGGATGGGTTGGGACTGTCTTTTGGCAGACAACCTTGTGGACAAATAATTAAAACCCAGTAAATGTGTATcaagttgttgtgttgttgtttttgaagGTATTACTGcaatgtatgtgactgtgtcgTGAAAGATTCCATTAACTTCTTGGACCACATCAATGGGAAAAAACGTaagtattttagttttttatctCGGAATACAAAGAATATGTCTGGAATGTATATTTTCCTTATAGTTATAGAATTATTATAGTAGTTTGTTGATTTCTGATTCCATGCTAACTTGCTTGAATCTAACATGGGTCTCATCACTGCAGTttcgagagagggagaacaaaacCTCTGATGTAATCTTCTGTTGTGTCTCTGTAGATCAGAGAAACTTGGGCATGTCCATGAGGGTGGAGCGCTCTTCCTTGGACCAGGTGAAGAAACGTTTTGAAGTCAACAaaaagaagatggaggagaaacagaaggaATATGACTTTGAGGAGCGGATGAAGGAGCTTCGAGAAGAGGTCAGTGGTGAAATGGAAATAATCAATTTGAAATCACGGTGGCTTAATCAAATGTTGGAACAAATGTTTGGAACAAATGTTTCAAAAGtttatatttttcattcttGACATTAatagtctgtctctctttttttccctttgttttGAATAGGAGGAGAAGGCCAAAGCTTACAAGAaggagaagcagaaagagaagaagcgGAAGGCCGAGGAGGATCTGAACTTTGAAGAGGACGATGAGATGGCTGCCGTCATGGGATTCTCAGGATTTGGCGCTGCTAAGAAGAACCATTGAAAATAAGAACAATTTTTTACTAAATGAGTCTGTCAGACCTGTCCTCCTCAGCTGCTCTGTAGACAGTTGAGGTTCAGCTTggggctttctttttttcttctttttctttaaaacatGGATAAAAGTGTAAAGTATGTGCTTCTATGTACTCATTCTCTACATATAGGTGCAAAGGAAGCCCCCAACAGCTATTTGGATAGGTAGGCACAAGTAGTGTCGTTTGTGTAACACTACCACCAAAACCAAGAGCCATTTGGTGGTGGTATGATTTTGGTGTTATGATCCCTTATTTTTAATTTAAAGGATTTTtgtatatataaaaatgaaccAAGAAACTTGAGCAGATTTGTTTTTATTCCTCGTATGAAGATTTCAATTAGTTTGTAGACtattactaatactactactactactaaaacACTATTACTACTCAGCATTTTACATGTGGTTATTTATATTACTGTTTCCTGTGATCCTTCCACATTGAATTGAACATCCCTACTCCTGGCAGTCGATTTTTATGTTCACCACCCACTGGGTGGAAAGAGGTCCAGTGTAACTTGAAAAGCTTTCAATCAGTGATATAATTATGCAAAGCTAGCACCTTAGTTAAAGCGGGGCAACAAAAATACCTATTTTATCAGCATCCCGTTTTAAATTATACATTTTCCTTCATTGTTGCTTAATACTATTGACCTACCCTATTTGTATCGTAGATGTGTTGACGATTTATTGCATGATCTAACAGACGGCCTTTTCCAAAGTGTAGCACAGGAACAGTTGGGACTGCTCCCTTCATAACATAGCTGTGGCAAGTTCACAGATAGAGGGCGACATGCGCTTTGAATTAGGATGCATGCAATTCCCGTATTGGCTGGAGGCTCCAACCTGTAATGTAAGTACATACTTACATGTAGGTCTGCATGAGTTGTGCAAAAGGAAAATATTGACGGAATCTGTGGAGGTGTGACCAGGTACCATGGGTTAATTATTTTTTGATTACTGTGTTTCCTATATACGGAGGTGATTTTCATACTAGCCTTATTCTCTAACTCCATGAACAATTCCcaacagtaacgttactgctgtAGAATCTGAGGCATTTGACAATAACCTATATTACAAAACAAAGACTTGTCAATCTCTGAGACATTACAAGCTTAGTATAAATACTTTACATCTCGACTGAGCAGCCTATACACTTTATCGACTCCAATTGAAATGCTACTAGATATGTTCGTTAAGTGTGGTCGTTGGTCTCCTTTTGGCCGTTTTGCTGAAAGGATTCCCACGTGGCTATTGATTATTTGACAATttgttcaggccctgggctctgtaaagcgccttgagacaatgttattgttttggcgctattaAAAtaagaattgaattgaattgtcttTAAACGCGTAATAAAGTAGGCAGCTCCCATCTTTGCTTCCATCGCTACACATTGTTTGGATTTCTCACGATATTGTCAGACATATCACAAGAAGGTAACCAATGCAATGGCAAATCGTTCACTCGTTTCTATGGTTACTTGGATCACATGGAACTAAATTATTCCTTCATATAGAGGCAATGCGCAGTAAACTGCCTTCAGTGAACTACCTCAGTGTGAGTGCAAGATCTACACTACAATTAGCCCAGCATATCAATGCCATAAGAACAGCATCTATGCAATTAGCCCAGAGTGGTGTTTCCTGTGCCACAGTATATGCTTTAGCAAGTTCATTTTGAGGTGATAAGTGATACTGATTTGAAAATGAAGTGGGTAGTTTGAGAATCCAAATGAGAAAATTATTGGTCTACGTTGGGGCTCCTCATCCCTGCCAGGTTGTTCAAGAGTGACAGTGCTGTAGTCCAGAAGTAATTTTTTCATAGACTGTAAGCattcctgtgtgctgtgcaccACACTCTCTGTATGCAGGTTTACATCGAAACAGGCCTCTGGTATAACAACCATGATTTGTCTTGAGAATATATCAGTTTTCATTTTGAATTGATGTAAATTCTTCAGATCTTTCCTCTGTATCTTACAGCAATACACACCAGTGGAGAACGCTGTTAAAGGAAGGGTTGGTCGTAAAGTGAAATCAGTCTCTTGGGCATGGCCATCATTTGAACTGCACATGGGATCCCACCCTGTGTTTTGCTGTGACAACCTGAAGTTTATGCATCTGTCTGTACAAAGATCACTTGAGTCACTAGTCACTAGTCTATCTGCCTTTACAATCCTTCAGCACCTCTGTTTCTCGTTCCCACAGATACACCTGTGTACAGGTACAGGGGTTGCACAGGATGGATGTAAAAATACtgttactttataataataGTGACTCAAGTAAAAAATCCCATCAAAATAATTACTAAGAGTAAAAATTTAAATGTATCTCATAAAATGACTACTCAAGTAGTGGAAACGTTATATGATCATATTTACTAGACTTATTAAGCATATGTATTACATTGAAATTTTGGGGTTATGCCCAAAATATAAAAATTGAATATGCTTCTctgataaacacactttattctGCACATTCAAATACTAAATCACATTCCAAGTGAATAAAATTAGTTAATTAATTGTAGGCTGGCCtacaggggagaggggggtgagatgAGCCAGTGGGCAAGTCGACCAACCACATGTATCTGGGCAACCATACACAGTTTGTGTCACGTGTCCCCAATTTGAGTTTGCCTCCTTCATTCCCATCTTGCTGTGGAAGAAAGAACCGTGTGGATGAAATGGTAAGCATATTTAAAAAGTGTAATAAGTTATATATGATATGCTGAGTAactgacagtgtgtaaaaacatAATGAGAAAGAGTGTAGCTCTGGGTTGCTAGACTATGGTGAATACGAATCATTTAGCCTAATAAAAAAAGTAGCAACTTAAGATATTACCAGTTTAAAGACATTCTTGTCTACACATTTTTGTAAAGAAATCTACTCTGACATCAATTCCTTTTGTGGTGTTTGATGTGAAAGTATAATAATTTCAAAAGACCAACCATTTTCCTACATAAGAAGGATGTTGTAAAATGTCAGTGAATCATATATCGAATGGTAACAGATCTGGATAGCCAAGGCAGCCATAACATGTATGGCTAGTTCTTTTGATGAGCAAGATAGAGGCCTAGCAGTGAAATAAGGTTTATtggataaacagaaaatatgccaTATGCATCAGAACAAAATTAGACAGGTGCATACATTTGGGCACCCCAACAGAAAAATTACATCAATATTTTCTAGAGCCtccttttgcaaaaataacagcCTCTAGTCGCTTCCTATAGCCTCTGATGAGTGTCTGGATCCTGGATgaaggtattttggaccattcctCCTTACAAAACATCTTCAGTTCAGTTAGGTTTGATGGCTGCCTAGCGAGGACAGCCCGCTTCAATTCATCCCATAGATTTTCAATAATATTCAagtctggggactgggatggccattccAGAACATTATACTCGTAGATTGAGCAATGTTTCGGGTCGTTGTCTTGCTGGAACATCCAACTCCGGCATAACTTCAACTTTGTGACAGACTCTTGAACATTATTTTCAAGAATCAGGTGATATTGAGTTGAATCCATGCGACCCTCAACTTTAGCAAGATTCCCAGTACCTGCACTAGCCAAATagccccacagcatgatggacCCCCCACCAAATTTGACTGTGGGCAGCAAGTGTTTTTCTTGGaatgctgtgttcttttgccgCCATGCATAACGCCTTTTGTTGTGACCAAATAGCTCAATCTTTGTTCCAAAATGAATCTGGCttgttcaaatgtgcttttgCAAACCTCAAGCGAGCATGTTTGTGGCATGTGTGCAGAAAAGGCTTCTTCTGCATCGCTATCCCATACAGCTGTTCTTTGTGCAAGGTGCGCTGACTTGTTGAGCGATGCACAGTGACACCAGCAGCAGTGAGATGATCTTGC from Clupea harengus chromosome 18, Ch_v2.0.2, whole genome shotgun sequence includes the following:
- the LOC105895503 gene encoding zinc finger matrin-type protein 2; translated protein: MASGSGNKSDFRRKWDKDEYEELAQKRLNEERDKKDGKPAPPVKRELLRHRDYKVDLESKLGKTIVITKTTPQSEMGGYYCNVCDCVVKDSINFLDHINGKKHQRNLGMSMRVERSSLDQVKKRFEVNKKKMEEKQKEYDFEERMKELREEEEKAKAYKKEKQKEKKRKAEEDLNFEEDDEMAAVMGFSGFGAAKKNH